The Pseudomonadota bacterium genome includes a window with the following:
- a CDS encoding AbrB/MazE/SpoVT family DNA-binding domain-containing protein, with translation MTITAKITSKGQVTIPKRIREVLKGNVIEFEVVDEKVIIKPVMSIGGSLKKYAKEYKPINEIKETVWGYVVHDKPKG, from the coding sequence ATGACTATAACAGCAAAGATTACCTCAAAGGGCCAGGTTACTATCCCTAAAAGAATACGCGAAGTATTAAAAGGTAATGTTATAGAGTTCGAGGTTGTGGATGAAAAGGTAATCATTAAACCTGTCATGAGTATTGGCGGTTCTTTAAAAAAATATGCAAAAGAATATAAGCCTATTAATGAAATCAAAGAAACGGTATGGGGATATGTAGTGCATGACAAACCGAAAGGCTAA
- a CDS encoding asparaginase, which produces MKRLALIFVFFAFSLIHPMIVSAEGPQNMPHIVIVATGGTIAGIATSSTETKDYKPGVLDVGSLIKSVPGIEKVAKISGEQIANIDSSHITNDIWLKLANRVNELLLKKEIDGIVITHGTDTMEETAYFLNLVIKGEKPVVLTGSMRPSTAISADGPLNLFNAVVLASSKDARGKGVLVALNENIHGGRDVTKTNTTSVATFTSREFGCLGYVLDSKVYFFRETNKKHTTKSEFSIQGLTSLPRVDILYGHTHDNRDLADASVKAGAKGIVHAGAGNGGIFPSTKDALKEAIKKGVAVVRASRTGSGIVTPSSNYDNDGFVAAGSLNPQKARILLMLALTGTNNPAEIRKIFDEY; this is translated from the coding sequence ATGAAAAGGTTGGCATTAATTTTTGTCTTTTTTGCATTTTCACTCATTCATCCAATGATCGTATCTGCCGAAGGCCCTCAAAACATGCCGCATATCGTCATCGTTGCAACAGGTGGGACTATTGCAGGCATTGCAACATCTTCCACCGAAACAAAAGATTATAAACCCGGGGTTCTCGATGTAGGGAGTCTCATCAAGTCAGTACCCGGCATCGAAAAGGTGGCAAAGATATCCGGGGAGCAGATTGCCAACATTGATAGTTCTCATATCACTAATGACATCTGGTTGAAACTGGCAAACCGCGTAAATGAACTTCTCTTAAAAAAGGAGATTGATGGCATAGTTATTACCCACGGAACAGACACCATGGAAGAAACTGCCTATTTCCTGAATCTTGTCATAAAGGGTGAAAAACCGGTTGTTCTAACGGGATCCATGCGCCCATCAACCGCCATAAGCGCAGATGGCCCATTAAATCTTTTCAATGCCGTTGTGCTCGCTTCAAGCAAAGATGCAAGGGGAAAGGGCGTCCTTGTGGCGCTTAACGAAAACATACACGGGGGGCGCGATGTAACGAAAACAAACACAACGAGTGTTGCTACATTTACATCAAGAGAATTCGGATGCCTCGGGTATGTTTTGGACAGCAAGGTCTATTTCTTTCGGGAGACAAACAAAAAACATACAACAAAGTCTGAATTCAGCATACAGGGACTCACATCGCTGCCCCGCGTGGACATACTGTACGGACATACTCACGACAACAGAGACCTGGCAGACGCCTCTGTAAAGGCAGGTGCAAAAGGCATCGTCCACGCCGGTGCCGGAAACGGGGGCATATTCCCCTCAACCAAAGATGCGCTTAAAGAGGCCATAAAAAAAGGTGTTGCCGTTGTCCGGGCCTCACGAACGGGAAGCGGGATCGTAACACCCTCCAGCAACTACGATAACGATGGTTTTGTAGCGGCAGGCTCTCTCAACCCTCAGAAGGCGAGGATACTTCTCATGCTCGCGCTTACAGGAACGAACAATCCCGCAGAAATCCGGAAAATCTTTGATGAGTATTAG